A single Hippocampus zosterae strain Florida chromosome 1, ASM2543408v3, whole genome shotgun sequence DNA region contains:
- the slc7a8a gene encoding solute carrier family 7 member 8a yields the protein MSDGPRQRGASSKDAAGEESGDGGGGGVALKKEIGLVSACGIIVGNIIGSGIFVSPKGVMENASSVGVALVVWIITGIITAIGALCYAELGVTIPKSGGDYSYVKDIFGGLAGFLRLWIAVLVIYPTNQAVIALTFSNYVLQPLFPTCLPPDNGLRLLAAVCLLLLTWVNCSSVRWATRVQDIFTAGKLLALALIIIMGIVQICKGEYYWLEPANAFEPFQDYDVGLIALSFLQGSFAYGGWNFLNYVTEELVDPYVNLPRAIFISIPLVTFVYVFANIAYVTAMSPQELLASNAVAVTFGEKLLGVMSWIMPISVALSTFGGVNGSLFTSSRLFFAGAREGHLPSLLAMIHVKRCTPIPALLFTCLSTLLMLCTSDMYTLINYVGFINYLFYGVTVAGQIVLRIKQPNMHRPIKINLIWPVIYLVFWAFLLIFSLYSEPVVCGIGLAIMLTGVPVYFLGVYWDNKPKCFDAFVDKMTYLGQKFCVVVYPAQTPDNGDEGEEMKEARSPLSKGDGENQKPADC from the exons ATGTCGGACGGTCCCAGACAGCGGGGCGCTTCTTCCAAGGATGCTGCCGGTGAGGAGTCCGgcgacggaggaggaggaggagtcgcACTCAAGAAAGAAATCGGCCTTGTCAGCGCCTGCGGTATCATAGTTG GTAACATTATTGGATCTGGAATTTTTGTCAGTCCGAAGGGCGTGATGGAGAACGCCAGCTCTGTGGGCGTAGCCCTCGTCGTGTGGATCATCACGGGCATCATCACGGCCATCGGGGCACTGTGCTACGCCGAGCTCGGCGTCACTATCCCCAAGTCGGGGGGCGACTACTCCTATGTGAAGGACATTTTCGGAGGATTGGCTGG GTTCCTGCGTCTGTGGATTGCCGTGCTGGTCATCTACCCGACCAACCAGGCCGTGATCGCGCTGACCTTCTCCAACTACGTCCTGCAGCCCCTCTTCCCCACCTGCTTACCGCCGGACAACGGGCTGCGCCTGctcgctgcagtttgcctcc TGCTGTTGACGTGGGTGAACTGCTCCAGCGTGCGATGGGCAACCAGGGTGCAGGACATCTTCACGGCGGGGAAGCTGCTGGCCTTggccctcatcatcatcatgggcATCGTACAGATTTGCAAAG GAGAGTACTACTGGTTGGAGCCGGCCAACGCCTTCGAGCCCTTCCAGGACTATGACGTGGGATTGATAGCCTTGTCCTTCCTCCAAGGCTCCTTCGCCTACGGGGGATGGAACTTCCTCAACTATGTCACAGAGGAGCTGGTGGATCCTTACGT GAACCTCCCCCGCGCCATCTTCATCTCCATCCCACTGGTGACTTTTGTCTACGTCTTCGCCAACATCGCCTACGTCACGGCCATGAGTCCACAGGAGCTGCTGGCCTCCAACGCCGTGGCTGTG ACATTTGGAGAGAAGCTTCTGGGTGTGATGTCGTGGATCATGCCCATCTCCGTCGCCCTGTCTACCTTCGGGGGAGTCAACGGTTCCCTCTTCACGTCGTCAAG GTTGTTCTTTGCCGGGGCCAGGGAGGGACACCTCCCCAGTCTTCTGGCCATGATTCATGTCAAACGCTGCACGCCTATCCCGGCTCTGCTCTTCACC TGCCTGTCCACCTTGCTCATGCTGTGCACCAGCGACATGTACACCCTGATCAACTACGTCGGTTTCATCAACTACCTCTTTTACGGCGTCACTGTCGCCGGGCAGATTGTGCTGCGAATCAAACAGCCGAACATGCACAGGCCCATTAAG ATCAACCTGATATGGCCGGTCATTTATCTGGTCTTCTGGGCCTTCTTGCTCATCTTCTCGCTTTACTCGGAACCTGTGGTGTGCGGCATCGGCCTGGCCATCATGCTCACCGGCGTGCCCGTCTATTTCCTGGGTGTTTACTGGGACAACAAGCCCAAGTGCTTCGACGCATTTGTCG ATAAGATGACATATTTGGGTCAGAAGTTTTGCGTGGTGGTTTATCCCGCTCAGACGCCGGACAACGGAGACGAGGGTGAGGAAATGAAGGAGGCCAGGTCCCCTCTGTCCAAAGGGGACGGCGAAAACCAAAAACCGGCGGACTGCTGA
- the gmpr2 gene encoding GMP reductase 2 isoform X1, which translates to MVSIMPRIENDIKLDFKDVLLRPKRSTLKSRSEVDLLRSFTFRNSKGSYTGIPIIAANMDTVGTFEMARALNNFTVFTAVHKHYSVEDWQEFAAKQPECLENVAVSTGTGEADFQKMSAILAAVPQLRYICVDVANGYSEHFVHFVKDVRQKFPSHTIMAGNVVTGEMVEELILAGADIIKVGIGPGSVCTTRKKTGVGYPQLSAVIECADAAHGLNGHIISDGGCTCPGDVSKAFGAGADFVMLGGMLAGHCESGGETIEKLGKKYKLFYGMSSEVAMKKHAGVLAEYRASEGKTVEVPFKGPVEATMRDILGGVRSTCTYVGAAKLKELSRRTTFIRVTQQLNTVFGNDG; encoded by the exons ATGG TTTCCATCATGCCTCGTATTGAGAATGACATCAAGCTGGATTTTAAAGATGTGCTCCTCCGGCCCAAGCGCAGCACCCTCAAATCAAGGAGTGAG GTGGACTTGCTGAGGAGCTTCACGTTCCGGAACTCCAAGGGCAGCTACACGGGAATCCCCATCATTGCGGCAAACATGGACACAGTGGGCACCTTTGAGATGGCGAGGGCTTTAAACAAC TTCACCGTCTTCACTGCAGTCCACAAGCATTACTCCGTGGAAGACTGGCAGGAGTTTGCGGCCAAGCAACCAGAATGCCTCGAG AATGTTGCGGTCAGCACGGGCACCGGCGAGGCCGACTTCCAGAAGATGTCCGCCatcttggccgccgtgccgcaGCTACGGTACATCTGCGTGGACGTGGCAAACGGCTACTCGGAGCATTTTGTGCACTTTGTCAAGGATGTGCGGCAGAAGTTCCCCTCGCACACGATAATG GCAGGAAATGTGGTGACGGGAGAGATGGTGGAAGAGCTGATCCTGGCCGGTGCGGACATCATCAAAGTGGGCATCGGACCAG GCTCCGTGTGCACCACGCGCAAGAAGACCGGCGTGGGGTACCCTCAGCTCAGCGCGGTGATCGAGTGCGCAGACGCGGCCCACGGACTGAATGGCCACATCATCTCG GACGGGGGATGCACTTGCCCGGGCGATGTCTCCAAAGCTTTTG GCGCCGGAGCCGACTTTGTGATGCTGGGCGGTATGCTGGCGGGCCACTGCGAGAGCGGCGGCGAAACCATCGAGAAGCTGGGCAAGAAATACAAGCTGTTCTACGGCATGAGCTCTGAAGTGGCGATGAAAAAGCACGCCGGCGTCCTGGCCGAGTACCG AGCATCTGAGGGCAAAACTGTGGAAGTGCCGTTCAAAGGTCCCGTGGAGGCAACGATGCGAGACATCCTGGGCGGGGTGCGCTCCACGTGCACCTACGTGGGGGCGGCCAAGCTGAAGGAGCTGAGCCGCAGGACCACCTTCATCAGGGTCACCCAGCAGCTCAATACCGTTTTCGGCAACGACGGCTGA
- the gmpr2 gene encoding GMP reductase 2 isoform X2: MPRIENDIKLDFKDVLLRPKRSTLKSRSEVDLLRSFTFRNSKGSYTGIPIIAANMDTVGTFEMARALNNFTVFTAVHKHYSVEDWQEFAAKQPECLENVAVSTGTGEADFQKMSAILAAVPQLRYICVDVANGYSEHFVHFVKDVRQKFPSHTIMAGNVVTGEMVEELILAGADIIKVGIGPGSVCTTRKKTGVGYPQLSAVIECADAAHGLNGHIISDGGCTCPGDVSKAFGAGADFVMLGGMLAGHCESGGETIEKLGKKYKLFYGMSSEVAMKKHAGVLAEYRASEGKTVEVPFKGPVEATMRDILGGVRSTCTYVGAAKLKELSRRTTFIRVTQQLNTVFGNDG; the protein is encoded by the exons ATGCCTCGTATTGAGAATGACATCAAGCTGGATTTTAAAGATGTGCTCCTCCGGCCCAAGCGCAGCACCCTCAAATCAAGGAGTGAG GTGGACTTGCTGAGGAGCTTCACGTTCCGGAACTCCAAGGGCAGCTACACGGGAATCCCCATCATTGCGGCAAACATGGACACAGTGGGCACCTTTGAGATGGCGAGGGCTTTAAACAAC TTCACCGTCTTCACTGCAGTCCACAAGCATTACTCCGTGGAAGACTGGCAGGAGTTTGCGGCCAAGCAACCAGAATGCCTCGAG AATGTTGCGGTCAGCACGGGCACCGGCGAGGCCGACTTCCAGAAGATGTCCGCCatcttggccgccgtgccgcaGCTACGGTACATCTGCGTGGACGTGGCAAACGGCTACTCGGAGCATTTTGTGCACTTTGTCAAGGATGTGCGGCAGAAGTTCCCCTCGCACACGATAATG GCAGGAAATGTGGTGACGGGAGAGATGGTGGAAGAGCTGATCCTGGCCGGTGCGGACATCATCAAAGTGGGCATCGGACCAG GCTCCGTGTGCACCACGCGCAAGAAGACCGGCGTGGGGTACCCTCAGCTCAGCGCGGTGATCGAGTGCGCAGACGCGGCCCACGGACTGAATGGCCACATCATCTCG GACGGGGGATGCACTTGCCCGGGCGATGTCTCCAAAGCTTTTG GCGCCGGAGCCGACTTTGTGATGCTGGGCGGTATGCTGGCGGGCCACTGCGAGAGCGGCGGCGAAACCATCGAGAAGCTGGGCAAGAAATACAAGCTGTTCTACGGCATGAGCTCTGAAGTGGCGATGAAAAAGCACGCCGGCGTCCTGGCCGAGTACCG AGCATCTGAGGGCAAAACTGTGGAAGTGCCGTTCAAAGGTCCCGTGGAGGCAACGATGCGAGACATCCTGGGCGGGGTGCGCTCCACGTGCACCTACGTGGGGGCGGCCAAGCTGAAGGAGCTGAGCCGCAGGACCACCTTCATCAGGGTCACCCAGCAGCTCAATACCGTTTTCGGCAACGACGGCTGA
- the cideb gene encoding cell death activator CIDE-B: protein MDTTSSLLKSVTKRVWAAPQRPFRVRSHNREAKKGITAGTLEELKERVCRALSLVSLASLVCEEDGTEVDSDDFLATLPDNAAIVALEPGQIWRPPSGAAVSRSQDKLKSKTGKDIASVTLDLYKMSPKDLFGSLSVKATFQGLYSVSADFQCLGPKKVLKEALRVASGLLNAAGHLLITCASVIRRVIEGVELWQPPQTAYRN, encoded by the exons ATGGACACGACGTCCTCATTGCTTAA GTCGGTCACCAAGCGAGTGTGGGCCGCGCCCCAGCGACCATTCAGGGTGCGCAGTCACAACCGGGAGGCCAAGAAGGGCATCACGGCCGGGACTTTGGAGGAACTGAAAGAGAGG GTCTGTCGGGCGTTGTCGCTTGTGTCTCTGGCGTCCCTGGTCTGCGAGGAGGACGGGACGGAGGTGGACTCGGACGACTTCTTGGCAACTCTGCCGGACAACGCCGCCATCGTGGCCTTGGAGCCCGGACAGATATGGCGACCGCCATCG GGTGCGGCTGTCTCCCGAAGTCAAGACAAGCTCAAGTCCAAGACGGGAAAAGACATCGCCAGTGTCACCTTGGACCTTTACAAAATGAGCCCCAAGGATTTGTTTGGCTCTCTGAGCGTGAAGGCCACTTTTCAAGGCTTGTACTCGGTCAGCGCCGACTTCCAGTGTCTGGGGCCCAAGAAAGTCCTCAA AGAAGCCCTGCGCGTGGCCTCGGGCCTCCTCAACGCCGCCGGACACCTGCTCATCACCTGCGCTTCCGTGATCCGCCGCGTCATTGAGGGCGTGGAGCTTTGGCAGCCGCCGCAGACCGCTTATCGGAACTGA
- the tinf2 gene encoding TERF1-interacting nuclear factor 2 isoform X3, whose product MASRKPNDMSGGVNLPLTALQQLAPPVRLMSAALWKVMKQRDVAQYGVLAEFVESTCDTVPGLLTLRHQAKLALGLRARLILELLRVAQPDSGVIGTQLKKIRAPSRPSTSSAPTAKTDVKVKTSVESFHTLVHELLTNQVAKEEFFQEEFFEGYGPLFDQSMEKLLWEFLVRLDQLLPVPSLSQTVSWLSETPAVLEECAHAASQQQLLKILLDHEAGLGHLHAAAPLPPNMGDSILTSLSLPLSGKVPSNRQRGPGSSSSSNQAAQRKDETPSVAPAVCRLIPANDDVPAMKRPKQDGGVLTNLKPWNGNRNQEGSDEGTLTSQKHCPSMAACLRRQPRVVIRKLQPSELCRGVSSCRKASLAPSSGDSTLTPLSLPLSGKVDSNRQQGPGSSSSVDQAAQRKDELLSVAPAVCRLIPDNDDVPAMKTSKQDGGVLTNLKPWNGSRNQEGSDDGTLTSQKYCPSMAACLRRQPRVVIRKLQRSELRRRGASSDRLRRNDNKENRLKEVSGGALSFPRQWSSAEALAPSGDDYVADSEDEATERLFMKRYSKTKHGTYFPTLREFLKLGAAPCHVMANDKNDI is encoded by the exons ATGGCATCAAGGAAGCCGAACGACATGTCTGGGG GTGTCAATCTCCCACTCACCGctttgcagcagctggctcCGCCCGTGCGCCTGATGTCCGCCGCCCTCTGGAAGGTCATGAAACAGCGGGATGTCGCGCAGTATGGGGTCCTGGCGGAGTTTGTGGAGTCCACTTGCGACACGGTGCCAGGCTTGCTCACTCTGAGGCACCAGGCCAAGCTCGCCTTGGGGCTGAGAGCGCGG CTAATCTTGGAGCTCCTGCGTGTCGCCCAACCCGATAGCGGCGTCATCGGGACCCAATTGAAAAAGATCCGCGCTCCTTCTCGACCGTCCACCTCTTCGGCTCCTACCGCG AAGACGGACGTCAAGGTGAAAACATCGGTCGAGAGTTTTCACACGTTGGTCCATGAACTGCTCACTAACCAGGTTGCAAAAGAGGAGTTTTTCCAG GAGGAGTTTTTCGAGGGCTATGGTCCTTTATTCGACCAGTCGATGGAGAAGCTACTGTGGGAGTTTCTGGTTCGGTTGGATCAACTTCTCCCGGTGCCCAGCCTTTCTCAG ACGGTGTCCTGGCTCAGTGAGACTCCCGCCGTCTTGGAAGAGTGCGCCCATGCCGCCAGCCAGCAGCAGCTCCTGAAAATTTTGCTTGACCATGAAGCCGGTCTTGGGCATCTCCACGCCGCAG CACCCCTCCCACCAAACATGGGTGACTCCATCTTGACATCCCTCTCATTACCGCTCTCCGGAAAAGTGCCCTCAAATCGGCAACGAGGCCCCGGGTCGTCCTCTTCCAGCAATCAGGCTGCTCAGAGAAAAGACGAAACGCCCTCCGTCGCCCCCGCGGTCTGCCGTCTGATACCCGCCAATGACGACGTGCCAGCAATGAAGAGGCCCAAGCAAGATGGCGGTGTGCTAACCAACTTGAAGCCATGGAACGGTAACCGTAACCAGGAGGGCAGCGACGAGGGAACGCTCACGTCCCAAAAGCATTGCCCCAGCATGGCGGCCTGTCTGCGCCGCCAACCAAGAGTCGTGATTCGGAAACTGCAGCCCTCCGAGCTATGTCGAGGAGTGTCTTCTTGCAGAAAAG CATCCCTCGCCCCAAGCTCGGGTGACTCCACCTTGACACCCCTCTCTTTACCGCTCTCCGGAAAAGTGGACTCAAATCGGCAACAAGGCCCCGGGTCGTCCTCTTCCGTCGATCAGGCCGCACAGAGAAAAGACGAACTGCTCTCCGTCGCCCCCGCGGTCTGCCGTCTGATACCCGACAATGACGACGTGCCAGCAATGAAGACGTCCAAGCAAGATGGCGGTGTGCTAACCAACTTGAAGCCATGGAACGGTAGCCGTAACCAGGAGGGCAGCGACGATGGAACGCTCACGTCCCAAAAGTATTGCCCCAGCATGGCGGCCTGTCTGCGCCGCCAACCCAGAGTGGTGATTCGGAAACTGCAGCGCTCCGAGCTACGTCGAAGAGGAGCGTCTTCCGACAGGCTGAGGAGGAATGACAATAAAGA GAATCGTCTCAAAGAAGTAAGCGGAGGTGCCCTGTCGTTCCCGCGCCAGTGGAGCAGCGCAG AAGCGCTGGCCCCCTCCGGCGATGACTACGTAGCTGATTCCGAGGACGAGGCCACTGAGCGG ctgtTTATGAAGCGTTACTCCAAAACCAAGCACGGCACGTATTTCCCCACCTTGCGGGAATTCTTGAAGCTGGGAGCCGCGCCGTGCCATGTGATGGCCAatgataaaaatgacatttga
- the tinf2 gene encoding TERF1-interacting nuclear factor 2 isoform X1 — MASRKPNDMSGGVNLPLTALQQLAPPVRLMSAALWKVMKQRDVAQYGVLAEFVESTCDTVPGLLTLRHQAKLALGLRARLILELLRVAQPDSGVIGTQLKKIRAPSRPSTSSAPTAKTDVKVKTSVESFHTLVHELLTNQVAKEEFFQEEFFEGYGPLFDQSMEKLLWEFLVRLDQLLPVPSLSQTVSWLSETPAVLEECAHAASQQQLLKILLDHEAGLGHLHAAVPSNRQRGPGSSSSSNQAAQRKDETPSVAPAVCRLIPANDDVPAMKRPKQDGGVLTNLKPWNGNRNQEGSDEGTLTSQKHCPSMAACLRRQPRVVIRKLQPSELCRGVSSCRKASLAPSSGDSTLTPLSLPLSGKVDSNRQQGPGSSSSVDQAAQRKDELLSVAPAVCRLIPDNDDVPAMKTSKQDGGVLTNLKPWNGSRNQEGSDDGTLTSQKYCPSMAACLRRQPRVVIRKLQRSELRRRGASSDRLRRNDNKENRLKEVSGGALSFPRQWSSAGKALAPSGDDYVADSEDEATERLFMKRYSKTKHGTYFPTLREFLKLGAAPCHVMANDKNDI, encoded by the exons ATGGCATCAAGGAAGCCGAACGACATGTCTGGGG GTGTCAATCTCCCACTCACCGctttgcagcagctggctcCGCCCGTGCGCCTGATGTCCGCCGCCCTCTGGAAGGTCATGAAACAGCGGGATGTCGCGCAGTATGGGGTCCTGGCGGAGTTTGTGGAGTCCACTTGCGACACGGTGCCAGGCTTGCTCACTCTGAGGCACCAGGCCAAGCTCGCCTTGGGGCTGAGAGCGCGG CTAATCTTGGAGCTCCTGCGTGTCGCCCAACCCGATAGCGGCGTCATCGGGACCCAATTGAAAAAGATCCGCGCTCCTTCTCGACCGTCCACCTCTTCGGCTCCTACCGCG AAGACGGACGTCAAGGTGAAAACATCGGTCGAGAGTTTTCACACGTTGGTCCATGAACTGCTCACTAACCAGGTTGCAAAAGAGGAGTTTTTCCAG GAGGAGTTTTTCGAGGGCTATGGTCCTTTATTCGACCAGTCGATGGAGAAGCTACTGTGGGAGTTTCTGGTTCGGTTGGATCAACTTCTCCCGGTGCCCAGCCTTTCTCAG ACGGTGTCCTGGCTCAGTGAGACTCCCGCCGTCTTGGAAGAGTGCGCCCATGCCGCCAGCCAGCAGCAGCTCCTGAAAATTTTGCTTGACCATGAAGCCGGTCTTGGGCATCTCCACGCCGCAG TGCCCTCAAATCGGCAACGAGGCCCCGGGTCGTCCTCTTCCAGCAATCAGGCTGCTCAGAGAAAAGACGAAACGCCCTCCGTCGCCCCCGCGGTCTGCCGTCTGATACCCGCCAATGACGACGTGCCAGCAATGAAGAGGCCCAAGCAAGATGGCGGTGTGCTAACCAACTTGAAGCCATGGAACGGTAACCGTAACCAGGAGGGCAGCGACGAGGGAACGCTCACGTCCCAAAAGCATTGCCCCAGCATGGCGGCCTGTCTGCGCCGCCAACCAAGAGTCGTGATTCGGAAACTGCAGCCCTCCGAGCTATGTCGAGGAGTGTCTTCTTGCAGAAAAG CATCCCTCGCCCCAAGCTCGGGTGACTCCACCTTGACACCCCTCTCTTTACCGCTCTCCGGAAAAGTGGACTCAAATCGGCAACAAGGCCCCGGGTCGTCCTCTTCCGTCGATCAGGCCGCACAGAGAAAAGACGAACTGCTCTCCGTCGCCCCCGCGGTCTGCCGTCTGATACCCGACAATGACGACGTGCCAGCAATGAAGACGTCCAAGCAAGATGGCGGTGTGCTAACCAACTTGAAGCCATGGAACGGTAGCCGTAACCAGGAGGGCAGCGACGATGGAACGCTCACGTCCCAAAAGTATTGCCCCAGCATGGCGGCCTGTCTGCGCCGCCAACCCAGAGTGGTGATTCGGAAACTGCAGCGCTCCGAGCTACGTCGAAGAGGAGCGTCTTCCGACAGGCTGAGGAGGAATGACAATAAAGA GAATCGTCTCAAAGAAGTAAGCGGAGGTGCCCTGTCGTTCCCGCGCCAGTGGAGCAGCGCAGGTA AAGCGCTGGCCCCCTCCGGCGATGACTACGTAGCTGATTCCGAGGACGAGGCCACTGAGCGG ctgtTTATGAAGCGTTACTCCAAAACCAAGCACGGCACGTATTTCCCCACCTTGCGGGAATTCTTGAAGCTGGGAGCCGCGCCGTGCCATGTGATGGCCAatgataaaaatgacatttga
- the tinf2 gene encoding TERF1-interacting nuclear factor 2 isoform X2 — MASRKPNDMSGGVNLPLTALQQLAPPVRLMSAALWKVMKQRDVAQYGVLAEFVESTCDTVPGLLTLRHQAKLALGLRARLILELLRVAQPDSGVIGTQLKKIRAPSRPSTSSAPTAKTDVKVKTSVESFHTLVHELLTNQVAKEEFFQEEFFEGYGPLFDQSMEKLLWEFLVRLDQLLPVPSLSQTVSWLSETPAVLEECAHAASQQQLLKILLDHEAGLGHLHAAVPSNRQRGPGSSSSSNQAAQRKDETPSVAPAVCRLIPANDDVPAMKRPKQDGGVLTNLKPWNGNRNQEGSDEGTLTSQKHCPSMAACLRRQPRVVIRKLQPSELCRGVSSCRKASLAPSSGDSTLTPLSLPLSGKVDSNRQQGPGSSSSVDQAAQRKDELLSVAPAVCRLIPDNDDVPAMKTSKQDGGVLTNLKPWNGSRNQEGSDDGTLTSQKYCPSMAACLRRQPRVVIRKLQRSELRRRGASSDRLRRNDNKENRLKEVSGGALSFPRQWSSAEALAPSGDDYVADSEDEATERLFMKRYSKTKHGTYFPTLREFLKLGAAPCHVMANDKNDI, encoded by the exons ATGGCATCAAGGAAGCCGAACGACATGTCTGGGG GTGTCAATCTCCCACTCACCGctttgcagcagctggctcCGCCCGTGCGCCTGATGTCCGCCGCCCTCTGGAAGGTCATGAAACAGCGGGATGTCGCGCAGTATGGGGTCCTGGCGGAGTTTGTGGAGTCCACTTGCGACACGGTGCCAGGCTTGCTCACTCTGAGGCACCAGGCCAAGCTCGCCTTGGGGCTGAGAGCGCGG CTAATCTTGGAGCTCCTGCGTGTCGCCCAACCCGATAGCGGCGTCATCGGGACCCAATTGAAAAAGATCCGCGCTCCTTCTCGACCGTCCACCTCTTCGGCTCCTACCGCG AAGACGGACGTCAAGGTGAAAACATCGGTCGAGAGTTTTCACACGTTGGTCCATGAACTGCTCACTAACCAGGTTGCAAAAGAGGAGTTTTTCCAG GAGGAGTTTTTCGAGGGCTATGGTCCTTTATTCGACCAGTCGATGGAGAAGCTACTGTGGGAGTTTCTGGTTCGGTTGGATCAACTTCTCCCGGTGCCCAGCCTTTCTCAG ACGGTGTCCTGGCTCAGTGAGACTCCCGCCGTCTTGGAAGAGTGCGCCCATGCCGCCAGCCAGCAGCAGCTCCTGAAAATTTTGCTTGACCATGAAGCCGGTCTTGGGCATCTCCACGCCGCAG TGCCCTCAAATCGGCAACGAGGCCCCGGGTCGTCCTCTTCCAGCAATCAGGCTGCTCAGAGAAAAGACGAAACGCCCTCCGTCGCCCCCGCGGTCTGCCGTCTGATACCCGCCAATGACGACGTGCCAGCAATGAAGAGGCCCAAGCAAGATGGCGGTGTGCTAACCAACTTGAAGCCATGGAACGGTAACCGTAACCAGGAGGGCAGCGACGAGGGAACGCTCACGTCCCAAAAGCATTGCCCCAGCATGGCGGCCTGTCTGCGCCGCCAACCAAGAGTCGTGATTCGGAAACTGCAGCCCTCCGAGCTATGTCGAGGAGTGTCTTCTTGCAGAAAAG CATCCCTCGCCCCAAGCTCGGGTGACTCCACCTTGACACCCCTCTCTTTACCGCTCTCCGGAAAAGTGGACTCAAATCGGCAACAAGGCCCCGGGTCGTCCTCTTCCGTCGATCAGGCCGCACAGAGAAAAGACGAACTGCTCTCCGTCGCCCCCGCGGTCTGCCGTCTGATACCCGACAATGACGACGTGCCAGCAATGAAGACGTCCAAGCAAGATGGCGGTGTGCTAACCAACTTGAAGCCATGGAACGGTAGCCGTAACCAGGAGGGCAGCGACGATGGAACGCTCACGTCCCAAAAGTATTGCCCCAGCATGGCGGCCTGTCTGCGCCGCCAACCCAGAGTGGTGATTCGGAAACTGCAGCGCTCCGAGCTACGTCGAAGAGGAGCGTCTTCCGACAGGCTGAGGAGGAATGACAATAAAGA GAATCGTCTCAAAGAAGTAAGCGGAGGTGCCCTGTCGTTCCCGCGCCAGTGGAGCAGCGCAG AAGCGCTGGCCCCCTCCGGCGATGACTACGTAGCTGATTCCGAGGACGAGGCCACTGAGCGG ctgtTTATGAAGCGTTACTCCAAAACCAAGCACGGCACGTATTTCCCCACCTTGCGGGAATTCTTGAAGCTGGGAGCCGCGCCGTGCCATGTGATGGCCAatgataaaaatgacatttga